A genomic region of Trichothermofontia sichuanensis B231 contains the following coding sequences:
- a CDS encoding EAL domain-containing response regulator — protein MKTILVIEDVRSLREEIVTILECLEYKPIAAADGKQGIELARLHLPDLILCDIMMPEMDGYEVFQVLSQDPETAHIPFIFLSAKADKSDVRRGMNLGADDYLTKPFTSEELGEAIAARLAKQEAITQPYIDEMKRATYSLQQLAFRDPLTNLPNRILLRHELHESLQQARQRQTLLAVVCLHVNYFNVINTNLGYVAGDQILQLIAQRLQDCLGPNDRVARLSGVEFCLLLTGRSHREEVEQWIHTLLEILAEAYTVADQTVRMQFSIGIALYPQDGQGGDVLLSHADLAMRSAKKRGQTHYQFYNPEQDAGNTERQRLIMDLDTACDRGQFQLYYQPLVNLITRRIIGAEALLRWHHPELGLISPDVFIPLAEETGAIVKIGQWVLETACLQVQAWQSTSLLPLRVSVNLSARQLQQADLVTTIMQVLTATNTTPELLTLEVTETGIIDNLEASIETLSTLRSKGIQIALDDFGTGYSSLNYLSRLPLDAVKIDRTFVGRIQEGSRDATIVTSIIAISQTLKLKVIAEGVETDDQVQFLQKYGCNAIQGYWYSRPLPPPEFERFLQKSVQQADLKFS, from the coding sequence ATGAAAACGATTTTGGTTATTGAAGATGTGCGATCGCTGCGAGAGGAAATTGTGACTATCCTTGAGTGTTTGGAGTATAAACCGATCGCAGCGGCAGATGGAAAGCAGGGCATTGAACTGGCGCGACTGCATTTACCTGATCTGATCCTTTGTGACATCATGATGCCGGAGATGGACGGCTATGAAGTCTTCCAGGTGTTGAGCCAGGATCCAGAAACGGCTCACATTCCCTTTATTTTCCTGAGTGCTAAGGCGGATAAATCGGATGTCCGTCGGGGGATGAATCTGGGGGCTGATGATTATTTAACTAAACCCTTTACCAGTGAAGAATTGGGAGAGGCGATCGCGGCCCGGTTGGCGAAACAGGAAGCCATTACCCAACCCTACATTGACGAAATGAAACGGGCAACCTATAGTCTGCAACAATTAGCTTTTCGGGACCCGTTAACGAATCTGCCTAACCGTATTCTGCTTCGGCACGAACTGCACGAAAGCCTCCAGCAAGCCCGTCAACGTCAGACCCTACTGGCCGTGGTCTGCCTCCACGTTAATTATTTCAATGTGATTAACACTAATTTGGGCTATGTAGCGGGGGATCAGATCTTGCAATTGATCGCCCAGCGCTTGCAGGATTGCTTAGGTCCCAACGATAGGGTGGCGCGGCTGAGTGGTGTGGAATTCTGCCTGTTATTGACGGGGCGATCGCACCGGGAAGAAGTGGAGCAATGGATACACACCCTGCTGGAAATTCTGGCGGAAGCGTACACGGTTGCCGATCAAACGGTCCGGATGCAGTTTAGTATTGGCATTGCCCTCTATCCCCAGGATGGTCAGGGAGGGGATGTATTGCTCAGTCATGCAGATCTGGCCATGCGATCAGCCAAAAAGCGAGGCCAAACCCACTATCAGTTTTACAACCCAGAACAAGACGCCGGAAATACCGAACGCCAGCGATTGATCATGGACCTGGATACAGCCTGCGATCGCGGTCAATTTCAACTGTATTACCAGCCCTTGGTCAACCTGATTACCCGCCGCATTATCGGGGCAGAGGCTCTGCTGCGCTGGCACCATCCAGAGCTGGGTCTGATTTCACCCGATGTTTTTATCCCCCTTGCTGAGGAAACGGGCGCGATCGTCAAAATTGGCCAGTGGGTTTTGGAAACCGCTTGCCTTCAGGTACAAGCTTGGCAATCGACCAGTCTGCTGCCGCTGCGGGTTTCGGTGAACCTGTCGGCCCGACAACTGCAACAAGCGGATTTAGTAACGACAATTATGCAGGTGTTAACCGCCACTAACACGACTCCAGAACTCCTAACCCTGGAAGTGACTGAAACGGGGATTATTGATAACTTGGAGGCCAGCATTGAAACTTTATCAACCTTGCGTTCAAAAGGCATTCAAATTGCCTTGGACGACTTTGGTACCGGCTATTCTTCCTTGAACTATCTGAGCCGTTTACCCCTAGATGCAGTTAAGATCGATCGCACCTTTGTTGGGCGCATTCAGGAAGGGTCACGGGATGCCACGATCGTCACCAGTATTATTGCCATTTCCCAAACCCTCAAGCTAAAAGTGATTGCCGAGGGGGTCGAGACTGATGATCAGGTGCAATTCCTCCAGAAATATGGCTGCAATGCCATCCAGGGCTATTGGTACAGTCGGCCCCTGCCACCACCCGAGTTTGAGCGATTTTTGCAAAAATCCGTACAACAAGCTGACCTGAAGTTTTCCTAA
- a CDS encoding shikimate dehydrogenase, with amino-acid sequence MRPSSVGVAMGGNPIALCPITTKYIKQQFGRVLIGEGPMLLIKGTTKLLGVMGDPIGHSLSPVMHNRAIAELGVDYVYIPLPVKAADLETALRGLAAIGMQGFSVTIPHKQAIVPLLSEVTELAQAVGAVNTVWWNGSGWSGTNTDVAGFLAPLNGSAPQGWQRDAQDWSSTRAVILGNGGAARAVVAGCYQLGVAAIQVVGRHPEKLAQFQQSWQAVPWSLPLTVHLWEELPDLVAQADLLVNTTPIGMTPHPDQSPLTAAIAARIQPTAIVYDLIYTPQQTQFLQQAQQQGATAIGGLEMLVQQGAVALAQWLNGPVPVATMRQALLEALAT; translated from the coding sequence ATGCGTCCTAGCAGTGTCGGGGTAGCAATGGGAGGCAACCCGATCGCCCTATGCCCCATCACCACAAAGTATATTAAACAGCAGTTTGGTCGGGTGTTGATTGGTGAGGGGCCGATGCTATTGATTAAGGGAACCACAAAACTGCTGGGCGTGATGGGTGATCCCATTGGCCATTCGCTTTCGCCAGTCATGCATAATCGCGCGATCGCCGAATTGGGGGTGGATTACGTTTACATTCCCCTGCCTGTCAAGGCAGCGGACCTGGAAACGGCCCTACGAGGACTGGCGGCGATCGGGATGCAAGGGTTTAGTGTCACGATTCCCCATAAGCAGGCGATCGTGCCGTTGCTGTCGGAAGTAACGGAATTGGCACAGGCCGTGGGGGCTGTGAATACCGTTTGGTGGAATGGTTCGGGTTGGAGTGGCACGAATACCGATGTGGCCGGGTTTCTGGCTCCCCTCAACGGTTCCGCTCCCCAGGGTTGGCAGCGCGATGCCCAGGATTGGTCGTCTACCAGAGCGGTCATCCTGGGCAATGGCGGCGCAGCACGGGCAGTTGTGGCGGGTTGTTATCAGTTGGGGGTGGCGGCGATTCAAGTGGTAGGACGGCATCCGGAAAAACTCGCCCAGTTTCAGCAAAGTTGGCAGGCAGTCCCCTGGTCCTTGCCCCTAACGGTGCATCTTTGGGAAGAACTCCCCGATTTGGTGGCGCAAGCGGATTTGTTGGTGAATACGACCCCGATCGGCATGACGCCCCATCCGGATCAGTCTCCCCTCACCGCCGCGATCGCGGCTCGGATTCAACCCACTGCCATTGTCTACGACCTGATTTATACGCCCCAACAAACCCAATTTCTCCAACAGGCCCAGCAGCAAGGGGCTACCGCGATCGGGGGTTTGGAAATGCTCGTCCAGCAGGGGGCTGTTGCTCTGGCACAGTGGTTAAACGGCCCAGTGCCAGTAGCTACCATGCGTCAAGCCCTCCTGGAAGCACTGGCAACTTAG
- the deoC gene encoding deoxyribose-phosphate aldolase: MNIPADLDLAPLIDHAVLHPTATAEDIRQGCEIVDRYHFATICVAPCHVRLAAEQLYGKRPQVCAVIGFPTGATTAAVKLYEAQEAVENGATELDVVINLGWLKAGQTDDLHREIAAIVEETGKPVKAILEMSLLTPNEKELAVAACLDAGVAFLKTSTGWQGGATVADVALLQQISRGRVGIKAAGGIRTLEQAIALVTAGATRLGTSRGPALLRQQAEMNQGNH; encoded by the coding sequence ATGAACATTCCCGCCGACCTCGATCTTGCTCCCCTGATCGACCATGCTGTGCTACACCCGACGGCCACGGCGGAGGATATTCGTCAAGGGTGTGAGATAGTCGATCGCTACCACTTTGCCACAATCTGTGTTGCGCCTTGCCATGTCCGCCTTGCTGCTGAACAGTTATATGGCAAACGGCCCCAAGTATGTGCTGTGATTGGGTTTCCCACAGGGGCGACGACGGCAGCAGTGAAGCTCTATGAGGCCCAGGAAGCTGTTGAAAATGGGGCAACCGAATTAGATGTGGTAATTAACCTGGGCTGGCTCAAGGCAGGACAAACCGATGATCTCCATCGAGAAATTGCGGCGATCGTTGAAGAAACGGGTAAACCGGTGAAGGCGATTCTGGAGATGAGCTTATTGACCCCAAATGAAAAGGAATTAGCTGTGGCTGCTTGTCTGGACGCCGGGGTAGCGTTTCTTAAGACCAGTACAGGTTGGCAGGGCGGCGCGACGGTAGCAGATGTGGCCCTGTTGCAGCAGATCAGCCGAGGACGAGTGGGTATTAAGGCAGCGGGAGGCATTCGGACCCTGGAGCAGGCGATCGCGCTGGTCACCGCTGGTGCCACCCGTCTGGGTACCTCCCGTGGACCTGCCTTGTTACGCCAACAGGCGGAAATGAACCAAGGCAACCATTAA
- a CDS encoding HpsJ family protein, producing the protein MNEFSYKSTTIATILRVIGIAFVLIPIVNCLVLAIPYDWGSRSWQLNLIPQLVDQGPIPLLGIALFLSGSWMARVNASALLERRLIFDLRFWLLVLAAILGVFFLVLVPLHLSNVQYERSEALQQIQTEMQQAQAQLDAQLQMQLQQQRGRITTLLENPAQVEAAIAQGQMDPENAALLEQFKQDPKKIDEFLKQEAERVRNQAQQEIEKRRGEAESRAKIRVSQASLRTSVNGIVLALTYAIVGAWGLRALINHQI; encoded by the coding sequence ATGAACGAGTTTTCTTATAAATCCACGACCATTGCCACGATTCTGCGGGTGATTGGCATCGCGTTTGTGCTCATCCCGATCGTTAACTGTTTAGTCCTCGCGATCCCCTACGACTGGGGGAGTCGCTCATGGCAGTTGAACCTCATTCCCCAACTGGTTGATCAGGGACCCATTCCCCTGTTGGGGATTGCCCTTTTCTTGAGCGGTAGTTGGATGGCGCGGGTGAATGCCAGTGCGCTGCTCGAGCGACGGCTGATCTTCGATCTGCGGTTCTGGTTGTTGGTCTTGGCAGCAATCCTAGGGGTCTTTTTTCTGGTGCTGGTGCCGCTCCATCTCAGTAATGTCCAGTACGAGCGATCGGAGGCCCTGCAACAAATTCAAACAGAAATGCAGCAGGCCCAAGCCCAACTGGATGCCCAACTACAAATGCAGCTACAGCAACAACGGGGCCGCATCACCACCCTTTTGGAAAATCCAGCGCAGGTCGAAGCGGCCATTGCCCAGGGGCAAATGGACCCTGAAAATGCGGCCCTGCTAGAGCAGTTTAAGCAGGACCCTAAAAAAATCGATGAGTTTCTGAAGCAGGAAGCCGAACGGGTCCGCAATCAGGCCCAGCAGGAGATTGAAAAACGCCGTGGCGAGGCGGAGTCCCGGGCCAAGATTCGCGTTTCACAAGCTTCCCTCCGCACGAGCGTGAATGGCATTGTCCTTGCACTGACCTACGCAATCGTGGGGGCCTGGGGGCTGCGTGCCCTGATCAACCACCAGATATAG
- a CDS encoding DUF502 domain-containing protein, producing MFKHLKQDLKNDLIAGLLVVIPLATTIWLTFTISTWVVGFLTRVPKQLNPINDLDPLLINLINLALGLAVPLLSILLIGLMARNIVGRWLLDVGERVLQAIPFAGSVYKTLKQLLETLLKDSSSKFRRVVLVEYPRRGLWAIAFVTGNVSSEIEPHFPGRMLSVFIPTTPNPTTGWYAIVPEAEVITVSMSIEDAFKVLISGGIVNPSAVNQNGMSLLDPRRLEERRSEEVRSETLRSEVLRSERSDSQRSRSMAASESMLPVEEV from the coding sequence GTGTTCAAACATCTGAAGCAAGATCTTAAAAACGACCTCATTGCGGGCTTGTTGGTGGTGATCCCCCTAGCCACGACGATTTGGCTGACCTTCACGATCTCCACGTGGGTGGTGGGATTTCTCACCCGTGTCCCCAAGCAACTGAACCCGATCAATGATCTCGATCCCCTGTTGATTAATCTGATTAACCTGGCCCTGGGGCTAGCTGTGCCCCTCCTCAGTATCCTGCTGATTGGCTTAATGGCGCGGAATATTGTCGGGCGCTGGCTCCTGGATGTGGGAGAGCGGGTGCTGCAAGCAATCCCGTTTGCAGGGTCAGTGTATAAAACTCTTAAGCAATTATTGGAGACCCTCCTCAAGGATTCGAGTAGCAAATTCCGGCGGGTGGTGTTAGTGGAGTATCCCCGGCGGGGTTTGTGGGCGATCGCCTTTGTCACGGGGAATGTGAGTAGTGAAATCGAGCCACATTTTCCGGGCCGGATGCTTAGTGTTTTTATTCCGACAACGCCCAACCCGACGACGGGCTGGTATGCGATCGTGCCGGAGGCGGAGGTCATCACGGTTTCGATGTCGATCGAAGATGCCTTTAAGGTGCTTATTTCGGGTGGGATTGTGAATCCCAGTGCGGTGAACCAAAATGGGATGAGTTTACTGGACCCGCGGCGGTTGGAGGAACGGCGCAGTGAGGAGGTACGTTCAGAAACGCTAAGATCGGAGGTGTTGAGATCGGAGCGATCGGACAGCCAGCGTTCCCGGAGTATGGCTGCCAGTGAGTCTATGTTGCCGGTTGAAGAAGTGTAA
- the nusB gene encoding transcription antitermination factor NusB: MRARQISRELALLALSQLPSSPERLAKQELYNLVLAAVRTLTTEAHEALETAAMELDRGYQQLLKSETQAAHVESAQVMVRAAIEQVQVALNRLGAAIDFPERIQLANQTNVRAYALEILECLNAHRAEIDQLLEASLVDWQIQRLVRVDRDLLRIATTEMLYLGTPERVAINEAVELAKLYGDEEGHRFINGVLRRVVDQLQSRPPVGGVPTVTGDT; the protein is encoded by the coding sequence ATGAGAGCACGCCAAATTTCCCGTGAGTTGGCCCTTTTGGCCCTCAGTCAACTACCCTCTAGTCCGGAGCGACTGGCGAAGCAAGAGCTATATAATTTGGTCCTGGCAGCGGTGCGAACCCTGACGACGGAGGCCCATGAAGCCTTGGAAACGGCAGCAATGGAACTCGATCGTGGCTATCAACAGTTGCTCAAAAGTGAAACCCAGGCTGCCCATGTTGAAAGTGCCCAAGTCATGGTCCGGGCGGCGATCGAGCAGGTCCAGGTTGCCCTTAACCGCTTAGGAGCCGCGATCGACTTTCCAGAACGGATTCAATTGGCGAATCAAACCAATGTGCGAGCCTATGCCCTGGAGATTTTGGAATGTCTTAATGCCCATCGGGCGGAGATTGATCAACTTTTAGAGGCCTCGCTGGTGGATTGGCAGATACAGCGACTCGTGCGCGTTGATCGCGATCTTCTTCGGATTGCGACGACTGAGATGCTCTACTTAGGGACGCCGGAACGAGTTGCCATCAATGAAGCGGTGGAACTGGCGAAGCTCTATGGCGATGAGGAAGGGCATCGCTTTATCAATGGGGTGTTACGGCGGGTGGTTGATCAACTCCAAAGTCGGCCCCCTGTTGGTGGGGTGCCAACGGTCACGGGTGACACGTAA
- a CDS encoding WcaF family extracellular polysaccharide biosynthesis acetyltransferase, whose product MQPDSLAPVVGVQLDRYQASDYTPGAPLWQQLAWYFIGTALVESRLIPFSGFKVWVLRRFGARIGHHVRIKPGVRIKFPWRLLVGNHVWIGENAWLDNLAPITLADQVCLSQGVYLCTGNHDWSDPTFALKTGPIHVETGAWIAAKAIVGPGVTIGAGAVLTMGSVTGRSLAPMMIYAGNPAQPIKTRSIEPTPLT is encoded by the coding sequence ATGCAGCCAGATTCCCTAGCCCCTGTCGTCGGCGTGCAGCTTGATCGCTATCAAGCTAGTGACTATACCCCTGGTGCCCCCCTGTGGCAACAACTGGCCTGGTATTTTATCGGTACAGCCTTAGTAGAAAGCAGGCTGATCCCATTTTCCGGATTTAAAGTATGGGTGCTGCGCCGTTTTGGTGCGAGGATTGGCCACCATGTCCGGATTAAACCGGGTGTACGGATTAAGTTCCCCTGGCGGCTGCTAGTTGGCAATCATGTCTGGATTGGTGAAAACGCCTGGTTAGATAACTTAGCGCCGATTACACTGGCGGATCAGGTTTGTTTGTCCCAAGGGGTTTACCTCTGTACAGGCAATCATGACTGGTCCGACCCCACGTTTGCGCTAAAAACTGGCCCCATTCATGTTGAAACGGGGGCCTGGATTGCCGCTAAAGCGATCGTTGGGCCGGGGGTAACGATCGGTGCGGGCGCAGTGTTGACAATGGGTAGTGTCACCGGGCGATCACTAGCCCCCATGATGATTTATGCCGGTAATCCTGCCCAACCAATTAAAACGCGATCGATCGAGCCTACGCCTTTGACCTAA
- a CDS encoding glycosyltransferase family 4 protein has product MNILYTLTSYPPAIGGAQIHTHLLVQQLAQQHTITVTSHWKENRTDWLLGTTLNHPIPLNYQIDNIPVRQLGFTIPQKLFLAPWVLLYYPLMPIAIPLIAHTIHQQLKNLAPTADLIHNVRIGREGLSWASYYLARQRNIPFVFTPLHHPRWVGWRYREYIKLYQQADAAIALTPTEKQTLITLGVNPDRIHITGIGPVLAPQADPEHFRHTYGITGPIVLFLGQHYAYKGYRQVLEASKIVWQQHPDTQFVFIGPPVKASEAIFTEFADPRIHRLGTVSVQDKTNALAACDLLCVPSTQESFGGVYVEAWSFKKPVIGGRIPAIADVITDTIDGLLVNQNSQEIAEAILYLLNHSTHSTNMGLAGYEKVQKQYTWVQLAKKVEDIYTSLK; this is encoded by the coding sequence ATGAACATACTTTATACCCTTACCAGCTATCCTCCCGCCATTGGGGGTGCCCAAATTCATACTCACCTACTTGTGCAACAACTTGCACAACAACATACCATTACCGTCACTAGTCATTGGAAAGAGAATCGCACTGATTGGTTACTCGGAACAACCTTAAATCATCCCATTCCTTTGAACTATCAGATAGATAATATCCCCGTCCGTCAGCTAGGATTTACTATCCCACAAAAACTTTTCCTCGCTCCCTGGGTTCTGCTTTACTACCCCCTAATGCCGATAGCTATTCCCCTGATTGCCCACACTATTCACCAGCAACTAAAAAATCTAGCTCCCACCGCCGATCTAATCCATAACGTTCGTATTGGCCGCGAAGGACTTAGCTGGGCCTCCTACTATCTGGCCCGCCAGAGAAATATTCCCTTTGTCTTCACTCCCCTGCATCATCCACGCTGGGTTGGCTGGCGCTATCGTGAGTATATCAAGCTCTATCAACAGGCCGACGCTGCTATTGCCCTAACCCCAACTGAAAAACAAACCCTAATCACCCTTGGGGTCAATCCCGATCGCATCCACATTACCGGTATTGGCCCCGTTCTCGCCCCCCAAGCTGATCCAGAGCACTTTCGCCACACCTACGGCATCACCGGCCCCATAGTTCTCTTTCTTGGTCAGCACTACGCTTATAAAGGCTATCGCCAAGTCTTGGAAGCTAGCAAAATAGTCTGGCAACAACATCCTGATACCCAGTTCGTCTTTATTGGCCCCCCCGTCAAAGCCTCGGAAGCTATCTTTACCGAATTTGCCGATCCACGAATCCATCGCCTAGGCACCGTTTCCGTCCAAGATAAAACCAACGCCCTAGCTGCTTGCGATCTACTTTGTGTCCCCTCCACTCAAGAGAGCTTTGGTGGAGTATATGTGGAAGCGTGGAGTTTTAAGAAACCTGTTATCGGAGGTCGTATCCCTGCGATCGCTGATGTCATTACTGATACTATAGATGGTTTGCTTGTCAATCAAAACTCCCAAGAGATTGCAGAAGCTATTCTCTATCTCCTCAACCATTCTACCCACAGCACTAACATGGGGCTTGCTGGGTATGAAAAAGTTCAAAAACAGTACACTTGGGTTCAGCTAGCCAAAAAAGTAGAGGACATTTATACATCCCTTAAATAG
- a CDS encoding glycosyltransferase family 2 protein, with protein MIYFLTVNYFSKALIQNLITSITRTTNSPYSILIVNNSPQESAIHDLQNDRVTVIESGDNLGFGRACNLGIEYIWRHDKNSLIWLINPDALLDPEADSYIYKCFEENPDIAILGTQIRLPNGDLWFSAGGFNRWTGFLKHTSITKNSQLDGKITCCQWVTGCSLIINLKQFQHYPTFDPHYFLYSEDADLCVRYAKQGYKIAVTNQVLVTHNASAIIGRDRAFMYQHYTFSRLYFLKQHATLVGLLIYITYILIKLVILLLIDSQNSLGRWQGIIGFLETIKYER; from the coding sequence ATGATTTATTTTTTGACAGTAAACTATTTTTCTAAGGCACTGATTCAAAACCTAATTACTTCAATCACTAGAACTACGAATAGCCCCTACTCAATCTTAATTGTCAACAATTCACCTCAAGAGAGTGCTATCCATGATCTTCAAAACGATCGCGTGACGGTCATTGAATCTGGAGATAACCTTGGCTTTGGTCGAGCTTGTAATCTAGGAATCGAGTACATTTGGCGTCATGACAAGAACTCTCTCATTTGGTTAATAAATCCCGATGCTCTTCTTGATCCCGAAGCAGATAGTTATATTTATAAGTGTTTTGAAGAAAATCCTGATATTGCTATTCTGGGGACACAAATCCGATTACCTAATGGTGATTTATGGTTTTCTGCAGGTGGGTTTAATCGATGGACTGGCTTTCTCAAACACACTTCTATCACTAAGAATTCTCAACTCGATGGAAAAATAACTTGTTGTCAGTGGGTTACAGGATGTAGTCTGATTATCAACTTAAAACAATTTCAACATTACCCTACTTTTGATCCTCACTACTTTCTATATTCAGAAGATGCTGATTTGTGTGTACGCTATGCTAAACAAGGTTATAAAATCGCAGTTACTAATCAAGTATTAGTAACCCACAACGCCTCCGCAATTATTGGTCGCGATCGCGCGTTTATGTACCAACACTATACTTTCAGTCGTCTTTACTTCCTAAAACAACACGCTACCCTCGTAGGTTTGCTAATTTACATAACCTATATCTTAATCAAACTAGTGATCCTGCTGCTCATTGATTCCCAAAATTCACTTGGCCGTTGGCAGGGGATAATAGGATTTTTAGAAACTATTAAGTATGAACGATAA
- a CDS encoding glycosyltransferase family 2 protein, translating to MKILKQDLVSIIIRTHDSSKICLLEEAIISILGNLYRPIEIIIVAQSSNNNFISKINDIIAKYSNDLQLIQLITNPAIKDERSRNINLGIQKATGRYICFLDDDDIYYDNYISSLLIPLQTLESYAWSYGDVALASCDLTEYGKIIKKDISFPFKQPYFSLEQLFKENFITINSYLLDRQRIDESLLWFDEEFTVGEDYAFLLKLAIKYKPYYVDCVVSEYRIFENLSNSNIIMNEKLGIPNKDKIRDWNYALWRIERLKKSLWPNYSSGWFSLETRKFIFYKFPSLKIFLRYQLPRLNYILIKILSKLNIFRNKNR from the coding sequence ATGAAGATATTAAAACAAGATCTAGTTTCTATTATTATTAGAACGCATGATTCATCTAAGATTTGTCTATTAGAAGAAGCGATAATCAGTATTTTAGGCAATTTATATAGACCAATAGAAATCATAATTGTTGCGCAAAGTAGTAATAATAATTTTATTTCAAAAATCAATGATATTATTGCAAAATACAGTAATGATTTACAGCTAATTCAACTAATTACTAATCCTGCCATTAAAGATGAAAGATCTAGAAATATAAATTTGGGAATTCAAAAGGCAACTGGTAGATATATTTGCTTTCTTGATGATGATGATATTTATTATGATAATTATATTTCATCACTCTTAATTCCTTTGCAAACCTTAGAAAGTTATGCTTGGTCTTATGGCGATGTTGCTCTAGCCTCGTGTGATTTAACAGAATATGGGAAAATCATAAAAAAGGATATTTCTTTTCCCTTTAAGCAACCGTATTTCTCATTAGAACAATTATTTAAAGAAAATTTTATTACAATTAATTCTTATTTGCTGGATAGGCAACGTATTGATGAAAGTCTTCTATGGTTTGATGAAGAGTTTACTGTCGGTGAAGATTATGCATTTCTTCTAAAGTTAGCTATTAAATACAAACCATATTATGTTGATTGTGTTGTCAGTGAATATAGAATTTTTGAAAATTTAAGTAATTCAAATATAATTATGAATGAAAAACTTGGTATTCCTAATAAAGACAAGATCAGAGATTGGAACTATGCTTTATGGAGAATTGAACGCCTTAAAAAGAGTTTATGGCCAAATTATTCATCTGGTTGGTTTTCTTTAGAAACAAGAAAATTTATATTTTATAAATTTCCATCTTTAAAGATATTTTTACGATATCAACTGCCAAGATTAAACTATATCTTGATAAAAATTTTATCGAAACTAAATATTTTTAGAAATAAAAATAGATGA
- a CDS encoding glycosyltransferase family 2 protein, whose protein sequence is MAGYKNVYIIIPVHNRKATTLTCLHHLESQGILEQFQVVVVDDGSTDGTADAIRSIYPSVTILQGNGQLWWTGAIKKGMEYAYSQGSEYLIWLNDDCIIPKGILQNLISFLETHPHAIIGAQGYSDHAHTHLAFGGKFLKNGYYELFECPSGQILPCKMLSGNLVCIPRSVVDRIGFPKTKLPHYGGDTLYLIHARKAGFNLFVDARTSLVDIPGTSKLNPNSWVLQEGKPWAVIKLIFQTESILSWRVWWILLIEDHGFWGVLIFIRKYMYLFPKILLITGLRLLPVESRRKFMVRK, encoded by the coding sequence ATGGCCGGTTACAAAAATGTCTATATCATCATTCCAGTACATAACCGCAAAGCTACTACACTGACATGTTTGCATCATCTAGAAAGTCAGGGCATACTAGAGCAATTCCAGGTTGTGGTTGTGGATGATGGCTCCACGGATGGTACTGCTGATGCTATTCGATCTATCTATCCGTCTGTTACAATCCTTCAAGGAAATGGACAATTATGGTGGACCGGTGCAATTAAGAAAGGTATGGAATATGCCTATAGTCAGGGATCGGAATATTTAATTTGGCTTAACGATGATTGTATTATTCCAAAAGGAATACTCCAAAATCTGATCAGTTTTCTAGAAACTCACCCTCATGCTATTATTGGTGCTCAGGGCTATAGCGATCATGCTCATACTCATTTAGCCTTTGGTGGTAAATTCCTAAAAAATGGCTATTATGAGCTATTTGAATGTCCTAGTGGACAAATATTACCATGTAAAATGCTGAGTGGTAATCTAGTTTGCATACCTAGATCTGTTGTCGATCGCATCGGCTTTCCAAAAACGAAATTACCTCATTATGGAGGAGATACGCTCTATTTAATTCATGCTCGTAAGGCTGGCTTTAATCTCTTTGTTGATGCTCGTACCTCGCTAGTTGATATACCGGGAACATCAAAATTAAATCCTAATTCCTGGGTACTTCAAGAAGGTAAACCTTGGGCAGTCATTAAATTAATTTTTCAGACTGAATCAATTTTAAGTTGGCGGGTTTGGTGGATCTTATTAATTGAAGATCATGGATTTTGGGGAGTACTCATTTTTATCAGAAAGTATATGTATTTATTTCCGAAAATACTTCTGATTACAGGTTTACGACTGTTACCAGTTGAGTCTCGTCGCAAGTTCATGGTAAGAAAGTAG
- a CDS encoding transposase: MIAAIYREWLKPVLGRQAYLLLTLIVASLQLFKQVKLETLVENLPLPILSESRRKLCRRLHLEIRARTPKGKRALGKRPQKRGKNVSVIGAIGLQGVLAHMAVMGSVDKLTFEAFIACKLVPKLWAGADVIMDNAAISF, encoded by the coding sequence ATGATAGCAGCAATCTACCGCGAATGGCTTAAACCGGTGTTGGGGCGGCAGGCCTATTTGTTGTTAACCTTAATCGTGGCTAGCTTGCAACTGTTCAAGCAAGTCAAGCTAGAAACGCTGGTCGAGAACCTACCCTTACCCATTTTATCTGAGAGCCGTCGCAAGCTGTGCCGTCGTTTGCATCTTGAAATACGTGCCCGCACACCCAAAGGTAAACGAGCGCTGGGTAAGCGTCCCCAGAAACGGGGCAAGAATGTTTCGGTTATTGGTGCGATTGGTCTCCAGGGAGTGCTCGCGCATATGGCCGTGATGGGGAGTGTGGATAAACTCACATTTGAAGCGTTCATTGCCTGTAAATTAGTGCCAAAACTATGGGCGGGTGCTGATGTAATTATGGACAATGCCGCGATTTCATTTTAG